The Drosophila biarmipes strain raj3 chromosome X, RU_DBia_V1.1, whole genome shotgun sequence genome includes the window CCTCAAGGTGGACACGCAGCAGCTGAAGGCCATCGTGGATGACTTCATCCACACGCAGAACTACGATGTGGCCATCCAGCGCATCTACGACGGTCCGTGGATACCGCGTCACCTCAAGAACAAGAACAAGATTGCCACCAAGCGGCTGCGCGATCATGTAAGTGGCCCAAAGCCATCTTGCCTCTATAATTTAGTTTGTAGGACTGGACTCTTTCTTTGTTAGTGATTTAGCACCCCTGCTGCCTGTGTTGCCTACTAATCGAGACCCGAATCTCCCTTGATCCCTTCCAGATTGTCAGATACCTGCGCGTTTTCGACAAGGACAGCGGCTTTGCGATCGAGGCCTGCTACCGGTACTCGCTGGAGGAGCAGCGTGGCGCCAAGATCAGTTCGACCAAGCGCTGGTCGAAGAACGACAAGATCGAGTGCCTGGTGGGCTGCATCGCCGAGCTGACGGAGGCCGAGGAGGCCGCCCTGCTGCACTCGGGCAAGAACGACTTCTCGGTGATGTACAGCTGCCGCAAGAACTGCGCCCAGCTGTGGCTGGGACCGGCTGCCTACATCAACCACGATTGCCGCGCCAACTGCAAGTTTCTGGCCACCGGCAGGGACACCGCGTGCGTTAAGGTCTTGCGCGACATCGAGGTGGGCGAGGAGATAACGTGCTTCTACGGCGAGGACTTCTTCGGGGACTCCAACCGCTATTGCGAGTGCGAGACGTGCGAACGCCGCGGAGCCGGCGCCTTCGCCGGCAAGGACGATGGCCTGATGCTGGGTCTGAGCATGGGACTCGGCCTGGCCACCAGTGGACCCGGCAACAACGGTGGCTACCGCCTGCGCGAGACGGACAATCGGATCAATCGCATCAAGAGCCGGGCTAACTCCACGAACAGCACCTCGAACAGCAATAGCAACACAAACGATTCCACTGGCACCAGCGAGAGTAGCAGCACGAACGGACTGGTCGTttccggcggcggcggcggaggaggagcagcagcagcggctggTGGAGCGACCGGAGCTGCAGGAGCCcctggaggagcagcagtgcCGGTGGCATCGCAGGCACCCACTGCTGGCGGCGGCAAGGAGGCCACTGCCCCTGTCTCGCTGCTCGAAAAGAAGCTGCCCAACGTGGTGGTCTCGCCGCTGACCATGAAGGAGCTGCGCCAGAAGGGCATGACCAAGTACGATGCCGAGATGATCATGGCCAACGCAGcctaccagcagcagcaccaccatcaGCACCATTTccatcaccaccaccatcatcaCCACCATCACCACAATCATGGCCAGCATGCCAGCACTGGAGCCGAGGCCACAGCGGCTGTGCAGCAGCTGGCCGCCATGCAGAAGccaggcggcggaggaggaggaggagcaacCGGAACTGGCACTggagcgggagcaggagcCGGTGCAGGCGCTGGAGCAACAACAGTGGGTGGCGTGGCCGGCGGAGCGGGCTCCGAGGTTAATGGCGGTCGCTCCAGCAGTCTGCGCAAATCGATGCGAGTgaacagcaccagcagcagcgtCTCGACCGCCTCCACGGAcgaggtggtggtggcggcggcCCCCGTGCACGTGGCCAGCATTCCGCTATCCACCAAGGCGCCGGTGGTCCTGGTGCCGCGCTGCAAGCCCGCCCAGATGGCCATCGCCGCACTgcaccagcggcagcagcgccAGCTGAGGCGCAGCGAGCGCCAGAAGGAGAAGCTCACGGACGGCGAGAGCAGCGACACCAGCGGCGAGCAGCAGAAGAGGGAGCACAACAATCAACAGGATCACCCGCTGCCGCCCAAAATGTTCATCTTGGCGCAGGAGGCGCACCCCGAGAAGACGGAGGagaagcagcaggagcagcagcagcagcagcatcagcagcaacaggagAAGCGTGTGACGCGAAATAGTGCGGGAAGAGGAGGATTGGTAGCCAGATTAGCCACTGCCCATAACAATAACATTGCAACCACAacaagcaacaacagcagcagcagcagtagcagcagcaacaaagcaACAACGATTACAAATtgtaataatcataatagtaataatagcAGTAGAATTAATCATAATTCTAATCTTAGCGGTAGACTTAGTGTTAAATCGAAGAAGCCAGCACCAAGTGAGGCCTCGTCCACACcctcatccacatccacatcctcaGAAAaccagcatcagcagcagcagcagcagcatcatcatcagcaggcAACGCGTCG containing:
- the LOC108023460 gene encoding histone-lysine N-methyltransferase Suv4-20 isoform X1 produces the protein MVVGSNHTRRGETGSRFTNSSSSSGSNGGSSASASSTTSATSSLASSSNSSSTTTATAAALLSSMSHKGHGPPPSAHHQASQQQHHHQAANHHPHAPHYQPANQHPGHHQQSHHSSNGGGAGGGGSAGSGSGSVGSGLNGCNGSAVSRLSQSTGMSPRELSENDDLATSLILDPHLGFQTHKMNIRFRPLKVDTQQLKAIVDDFIHTQNYDVAIQRIYDGPWIPRHLKNKNKIATKRLRDHIVRYLRVFDKDSGFAIEACYRYSLEEQRGAKISSTKRWSKNDKIECLVGCIAELTEAEEAALLHSGKNDFSVMYSCRKNCAQLWLGPAAYINHDCRANCKFLATGRDTACVKVLRDIEVGEEITCFYGEDFFGDSNRYCECETCERRGAGAFAGKDDGLMLGLSMGLGLATSGPGNNGGYRLRETDNRINRIKSRANSTNSTSNSNSNTNDSTGTSESSSTNGLVVSGGGGGGGAAAAAGGATGAAGAPGGAAVPVASQAPTAGGGKEATAPVSLLEKKLPNVVVSPLTMKELRQKGMTKYDAEMIMANAAYQQQHHHQHHFHHHHHHHHHHHNHGQHASTGAEATAAVQQLAAMQKPGGGGGGGATGTGTGAGAGAGAGAGATTVGGVAGGAGSEVNGGRSSSLRKSMRVNSTSSSVSTASTDEVVVAAAPVHVASIPLSTKAPVVLVPRCKPAQMAIAALHQRQQRQLRRSERQKEKLTDGESSDTSGEQQKREHNNQQDHPLPPKMFILAQEAHPEKTEEKQQEQQQQQHQQQQEKRVTRNSAGRGGLVARLATAHNNNIATTTSNNSSSSSSSSNKATTITNCNNHNSNNSSRINHNSNLSGRLSVKSKKPAPSEASSTPSSTSTSSENQHQQQQQQHHHQQATRRSRSPSPAYKKNLLASFDPDSVPSKPATIKEQQQLDKQKQRDEAATSSPAKQKRSRRAAALAAAQSIHCEALGGFSSGSSGGGGQRKRASQAAGEAAPSSSSAASLSNVEPLLKTPERRLKLTLRMKRSPILDEVIELGTSLSNGGAGRNALGSHRGGADGADGSGRAALNLTSSSSNGIEYEILRMEGISEHGNDDDDDEEQEEEEEDEAPAAEEEDEPPPKREEEPQLPTKKQRKKQRSRSRSSQRRSPAPSSSSVYGTPQKKRLRLIFGNESHTIDIPPAAAEGAGSSGMDDLNSSGGGGDESFNVSYASSTSLTVNTSSSSTSSSGGGGGGSGGATSSSGEAVDSSSTAGGGATVAAQSPSSTTSSSFQSACTSTTNSNSYFPNGKQRAAGEDSYALHYYQLGKFAGTSSPGQGQAIVSSSSGSSGAGAAGFLSMPKHTFGTCALLAPTSFASLQSQPQMNQQKSGGGGGVGVVATSTSTATAGSHHHHNNHHGQK
- the LOC108023460 gene encoding histone-lysine N-methyltransferase Suv4-20 isoform X2, encoding MVVGSNHTRRGETGSRFTNSSSSSGSNGGSSASASSTTSATSSLASSSNSSSTTTATAAALLSSMSHKGHGPPPSAHHQASQQQHHHQAANHHPHAPHYQPANQHPGHHQQSHHSSNGGGAGGGGSAGSGSGSVGSGLNGCNGSAVSRLSQSTGMSPRELSENDDLATSLILDPHLGFQTHKMNIRFRPLKVDTQQLKAIVDDFIHTQNYDVAIQRIYDGPWIPRHLKNKNKIATKRLRDHIVRYLRVFDKDSGFAIEACYRYSLEEQRGAKISSTKRWSKNDKIECLVGCIAELTEAEEAALLHSGKNDFSVMYSCRKNCAQLWLGPAAYINHDCRANCKFLATGRDTACVKVLRDIEVGEEITCFYGEDFFGDSNRYCECETCERRGAGAFAGKDDGLMLGLSMGLGLATSGPGNNGGYRLRETDNRINRIKSRANSTNSTSNSNSNTNDSTGTSESSSTNGLVVSGGGGGGGAAAAAGGATGAAGAPGGAAVPVASQAPTAGGGKEATAPVSLLEKKLPNVVVSPLTMKELRQKGMTKYDAEMIMANAAYQQQHHHQHHFHHHHHHHHHHHNHGQHASTGAEATAAVQQLAAMQKPGGGGGGGATGTGTGAGAGAGAGAGATTVGGVAGGAGSEVNGGRSSSLRKSMRVNSTSSSVSTASTDEVVVAAAPVHVASIPLSTKAPVVLVPRCKPAQMAIAALHQRQQRQLRRSERQKEKLTDGESSDTSGEQQKREHNNQQDHPLPPKMFILAQEAHPEKTEEKQQEQQQQQHQQQQEKRVTRNSAGRGGLVARLATAHNNNIATTTSNNSSSSSSSSNKATTITNCAGVRLKSRKRSEESATPRCGRDGKRSHCSSSSGHIFSSNSSGGSNSSSNLIVKKLRIELNRIQIMYS
- the LOC108023460 gene encoding histone-lysine N-methyltransferase Suv4-20 isoform X3, whose amino-acid sequence is MVVGSNHTRRGETGSRFTNSSSSSGSNGGSSASASSTTSATSSLASSSNSSSTTTATAAALLSSMSHKGHGPPPSAHHQASQQQHHHQAANHHPHAPHYQPANQHPGHHQQSHHSSNGGGAGGGGSAGSGSGSVGSGLNGCNGSAVSRLSQSTGMSPRELSENDDLATSLILDPHLGFQTHKMNIRFRPLKVDTQQLKAIVDDFIHTQNYDVAIQRIYDGPWIPRHLKNKNKIATKRLRDHIVRYLRVFDKDSGFAIEACYRYSLEEQRGAKISSTKRWSKNDKIECLVGCIAELTEAEEAALLHSGKNDFSVMYSCRKNCAQLWLGPAAYINHDCRANCKFLATGRDTACVKVLRDIEVGEEITCFYGEDFFGDSNRYCECETCERRGAGAFAGKDDGLMLGLSMGLGLATSGPGNNGGYRLRETDNRINRIKSRANSTNSTSNSNSNTNDSTGTSESSSTNGLVVSGGGGGGGAAAAAGGATGAAGAPGGAAVPVASQAPTAGGGKEATAPVSLLEKKLPNVVVSPLTMKELRQKGMTKYDAEMIMANAAYQQQHHHQHHFHHHHHHHHHHHNHGQHASTGAEATAAVQQLAAMQKPGGGGGGGATGTGTGAGAGAGAGAGATTVGGVAGGAGSEVNGGRSSSLRKSMRVNSTSSSVSTASTDEVVVAAAPVHVASIPLSTKAPVVLVPRCKPAQMAIAALHQRQQRQLRRSERQKEKLTDGESSDTSGEQQKREHNNQQDHPLPPKMFILAQEAHPEKTEEKQQEQQQQQHQQQQEKRVTRNSAGRGGLVARLATAHNNNIATTTSNNSSSSSSSSNKATTITNSVDLVLNRRSQHQVRPRPHPHPHPHPQKTSISSSSSSIIISRQRVAVAARVPPTRRTF